ATTTCTCAACGTTAGCCTCACTCTAATTAACCTTTTTTGATTGTGGTGGCGGCGGAGATACCATTCTTTTTGCCAACTTGAACATCTTGGAAAACCACATAAAGTTCAAGAATTGGAAACCACCGTTCAACAAGTAAACGGTAGGAATCAATAATGATGGATACTCATTTCTAAGAGGCCAACACAAAACAAAGCTTTTATACGTGGCGTAAACACCCCAGAGAATCCTCGAGAAGAAGAACGTGGAGATTAGAAAGACGCcgttgatggtgatggcTGTTGGGGAAAACATGCCCTTTGGAGCCCTAGTGAACATCCAATGCAACTGCACAAATGGGGTACTTGCTTCAAATACCAGGAAtgaacaaagaaaaggttGGCAGAAAGGAATGTATGTTGTACCAAAAACCAATAATGCACCAAAGGCATGGAACAGAAActcaaaaccaaataaatcGTAATGGACAATACAGCAATAAAATAGATCCCAGATAAAGTAGCCAACAGCTACTGATGTAACAAACGATGCAAACGGATATTCACCTTGTATTGGGTTCCCATGGAAGTCAGGATGCATAAACATCGGAATGCAGAA
The window above is part of the Pichia kudriavzevii chromosome 1, complete sequence genome. Proteins encoded here:
- a CDS encoding uncharacterized protein (PKUD0A05010; similar to Saccharomyces cerevisiae YJR116W (TDA4); ancestral locus Anc_7.500); translation: MAWYIESDPFLALRPFPENPSNGLVEHWHEIAFFTIFFHLIMKVAPVINSQWFGKFYDDLSKTDKKAKLNYDIRIVGLVFSIMSVLFCIPMFMHPDFHGNPIQGEYPFASFVTSVAVGYFIWDLFYCCIVHYDLFGFEFLFHAFGALLVFGTTYIPFCQPFLCSFLVFEASTPFVQLHWMFTRAPKGMFSPTAITINGVFLISTFFFSRILWGVYATYKSFVLCWPLRNEYPSLLIPTVYLLNGGFQFLNFMWFSKMFKLAKRMVSPPPPQSKKVN